A window from Musa acuminata AAA Group cultivar baxijiao chromosome BXJ3-10, Cavendish_Baxijiao_AAA, whole genome shotgun sequence encodes these proteins:
- the LOC104000699 gene encoding probable WRKY transcription factor 4: MAESGAGGGAGGGDGTSAAAGAGKPPRPTITLPPRSALESLFHGGGGGGISEVSPGPLSLVSSFFADDPESECRSFTQLLVGAMNSPASAARRPAGITEEKEKVMESGSEDGGTERGSGGSDGGGGSGLVRLGQNRPASLAVSQTQAFAIPPGLSPASLLDSPGFFSSGLGTFGVSHQEALAQVTAQPSHSQYCMLSQAEYPSTFVATSSSQHPIQEISTLKSNSTAYESAGVPHSDQISQPMAITVDKPADDGYNWRKYGQKMVKGSEYPRSYYKCSHSNCPVKKKVEHSLDGQITEIIYKGQHNHKRPVLNKRSKEDGIFHSGSNEITESVNNPTTSESASHGHLGNLRRSSGMTVATSSSKRDRESDYSAPQQLSGSCDREEASEIQKDGRDGHDADAKRMNVSVSSQTTSTEPKVVVQTTSEVDLLDDGYRWRKYGQKVVKGNPNPRSYYKCTYHGCNVRKHIERAATDPKAVVTTYEGKHNHDVPFARNSSHNMAGAGAASSTVQSNNQGFFRTTNFRNNDQRPVAVLQLKEEHEIT, translated from the exons ATGGCGGAGAGCGGCGCGGGCGGAGGGGCAGGTGGAGGAGACGGGACGTCTGCTGCGGCTGGAGCAGGGAAGCCGCCGCGGCCCACCATAACGCTTCCACCCCGCTCTGCACTGGAGAGCCTCTtccatggcggcggcggcggcggcatctCGGAGGTCAGCCCCGGCCCGTTGTCGCTGGTGTCGAGCTTCTTCGCGGACGATCCCGAGTCCGAGTGCCGCTCCTTCACTCAGCTGCTCGTCGGAGCTATGAATTCTCCGGCGTCGGCGGCGAGGAGGCCGGCGGGGATCACcgaagagaaggagaaggtgaTGGAGAGTGGCTCGGAAGACGGCGGGACGGAGAGAGGAAGCGGAGGTAGTGACGGAGGCGGCGGAAGTGGATTGGTTCGGTTGGGGCAGAACCGGCCGGCGAGCCTGGCAGTGAGCCAGACGCAGGCGTTCGCGATTCCTCCAGGATTAAGCCCCGCGAGCTTGCTGGATTCTCCCGGGTTCTTCTCGTCCGGCCTG GGTACCTTTGGAGTGTCTCATCAAGAGGCTCTAGCTCAAGTCACAGCCCAGCCATCCCATTCTCAGTACTGCATGCTGAGTCAGGCGGAATACCCATCCACATTTGTGGCAACTTCATCATCACAACATCCAATCCAGGAGATTTCTACTCTAAAGTCAAACAGTACTGCATATGAATCTGCTGGAGTCCCTCATTCTGATCAAATATCTCAGCCTATGGCCATAACAGTTGATAAACCTGCAGATGATGGCTATAATTGGCGAAAATATGGCCAGAAAATGGTAAAAGGCAGTGAATATCCTCGGAGCTACTACAAATGCAGTCATTCAAATTGTCCAGTTAAGAAAAAGGTAGAACATTCTTTAGATGGTCAAATAACTGAGATAATTTATAAGGGTCAGCATAATCATAAACGTCCTGTACTAAATAAGCGATCCAAGGAAGATGGTATTTTTCACAGTGGGTCAAATGAGATTACTGAAAGTGTCAACAATCCTACTACATCTGAATCAGCTTCTCATGGTCATCTTGGGAATCTCAGGAGATCAAGTGGCATGACTGTTGCTACTTCATCTTCCAAAAGAGATAGAGAATCTGACTACAGTGCACCTCAACAATTATCTGGTTCATGTGATAGGGAAGAAGCATCTGAAATTCAGAAAGATGGAAGGGATGGTCACGATGCTGATGCCAAAAGAAT GAATGTGTCAGTTTCTTCACAAACAACATCAACAGAACCTAAGGTCGTTGTGCAGACAACAAGCGAGGTTGATCTTTTGGATGATGGTTATAGGTGGCGCAAGTATGGGCAGAAAGTTGTGAAAGGAAATCCCAATCCAAG GAGCTATTACAAATGCACTTATCACGGATGCAATGTCAGGAAGCATATTGAAAGAGCTGCAACAGACCCCAAAGCAGTCGTAACAACATACGAGGGGAAACATAATCATGATGTGCCCTTTGCTAGGAACAGCAGTCATAACATGGCAGGAGCTGGTGCCGCTTCCAGCACTGTGCAATCTAATAACCAAGGCTTCTTTAGGACCACCAACTTCAGAAATAACGATCAGCGACCAGTTGCAGTTTTGCAGCTTAAAGAAGAACATGAGATCACTTAG
- the LOC104000698 gene encoding uncharacterized protein LOC104000698, which translates to MSTPSPPRPRRESDEDGGKERDRPRVFDAKAKALCWQKAEVVPGRHPERWRKDLAGNVVCKRFWNCHGCICYEYDHIIPFSKGGDTTAENCQILQTRVNRLKSDKQLVDKAELEGFSCDVKFTDKELDIIEMAAYGDVIRPGNQCRCRTVAEMLGKVKLKNPLAACELPYKENQ; encoded by the exons ATGAGCACTCCGTCGCCTCCTCGGCCTCGTCGCGAAAGCGATGAGGACGGGGGCAAGGAGAGGGATCGGCCGAGGGTCTTCGACGCCAAGGCCAAGGCTCTGTGCTGGCAGAAGGCGGAGGTGGTGCCCGGCCGCCACCCCGAGCGGTGGCGCAAGGACCTCGCCGGCAACGTCGTATGCAAGCGCTTCTGGAATTGCCACGGATGCATCTGCTACGAGTACGACCACATCATCCCCTTCTCCAAAG GTGGGGATACAACTGCGGAGAACTGCCAAATTCTGCAGACGAGAGTGAACAGGTTGAAGTCGGATAAGCAATTGGTGGACAAAGCAGAACTGGAAGGTTTCTCATGTGACGTCAAGTTCACCG ACAAGGAGCTCGATATCATCGAGATGGCTGCCTATGGGGATGTTATTCGACCAGGCAATCAATGTCGTTGCAGAACTGTAGCAGAAATGCTGGGGAAAGTGAAGTTGAAGAACCCGTTGGCTGCTTGTGAACTGCCATACAAGGAAAACCAATGA
- the LOC104000696 gene encoding eukaryotic translation initiation factor 5A-2 → MSDEEHHFESKADAGASKTYPQQAGTIRKNGYIVIKGRPCKVVEVSTSKTGKHGHAKCHFVAIDIFNGKKLEDIVPSSHNCDVPHVTRTDYQLIDISEDGFVSLLTENGNTKDDLRLPTDESLLTQLKEGFGEGKDLVVTVMSAMGEEQICALKDIGPK, encoded by the exons ATGTCGGACGAGGAACATCATTTCGAGTCGAAGGCCGACGCTGGGGCTTCCAAGACCTATCCGCAGCAGGCCGGAACTATCCGTAAGAATGGGTACATCGTCATAAAGGGGAGGCCGTGCAAG GTTGTAGAAGTTTCAACCTCCAAAACTGGAAAGCATGGCCATGCAAAATGCCACTTtgttgccattgatatattcaatGGCAAGAAGCTTGAAGATATTGTTCCGTCATCTCACAACTGTGAT GTTCCCCATGTCACACGTACCGACTATCAACTTATTGACATCTCAGAGGATGGTTTT GTTAGTCTTTTGACTGAAAATGGTAACACAAAGGATGATCTGAGACTTCCCACTGATGAATCACTTCTTACTCAG CTTAAAGAAGGTTTCGGCGAAGGGAAGGACCTGGTGGTGACTGTCATGTCTGCAATGGGTGAAGAGCAGATTTGCGCATTGAAGGACATTGGTCCTAAGTAA
- the LOC104000695 gene encoding probable mitochondrial saccharopine dehydrogenase-like oxidoreductase At5g39410 has translation MAATVKSREFDVIILGASGFTGKYVVREALKFLSSASGPLRSLALAGRSPSKLAAALQWAAAASPPPPLSLISADVFDPTSLLALCRSTRIILNCVGPFHFYGDPVVAACVEAGTDYLDITGEPEFIERTETRYHVRAEKAGSLVVSACGFDSVLAELGLMFHSRQWVPPAVPNRVEAYLSVESERSIVLNIGTYESAVVGMANMGRLLDLRRSRPKSARPVIVGRPPAKGPLIEHNKTLGLWAIKLPSVDAAVVRRTHAILAEHPHGLAGVNESDECAEKRKLYWSTVKPIHFGVKICAKSILGILRLIVTGLFLGLFGMFALGRSILLKFPSVFSLGWFRKTGPTEEEVRSASFIMWFIGHGYSDGNLASQRGRKPDTEIITRVSGPEVGYVTTPIILLQCALVVLSERDNLPKGGVLPPGIVFSHTNLQRCLEENGIFFDVISVKPSSLH, from the exons ATGGCAGCAACGGTGAAATCCCGCGAGTTCGACGTAATCATCCTTGGAGCCTCCGGATTCACCGGCAAATACGTCGTCCGCGAGGCCCTCAAGTTCCTCTCCTCCGCCTCGGGCCCCCTCAGGTCCCTCGCCCTCGCCGGCCGCTCCCCCTCCAAGCTGGCCGCAGCCCTTCAATGGGCCGCCGCCGCATCCCCCCCTCCGCCCCTCTCCCTCATCTCCGCCGACGTTTTCGACCCTACCTCCCTTCTCGCTCTATGTCGCAGCACCAGGATCATCCTCAACTGCGTCGGCCCTTTCCACTTCTACGGCGATCCCGTCGTCGCCGCCTGCGTCGAGGCCGGAACCGACTACCTCGATATCACAGGTGAGCCCGAGTTCATCGAGAGGACGGAGACCAGGTACCACGTGCGGGCCGAAAAGGCGGGATCTTTGGTGGTTTCGGCTTGCGGGTTCGACTCGGTTCTGGCGGAGCTGGGGCTCATGTTCCATTCCCGGCAGTGGGTGCCTCCGGCGGTGCCGAACCGGGTGGAAGCGTATTTGAGCGTGGAGTCCGAAAGGAGCATCGTGTTGAACATCGGTACGTACGAGTCTGCGGTTGTCGGCATGGCAAACATGGGTCGGTTGCTGGATCTCAGGAGGTCGAGGCCGAAGAGTGCTCGGCCTGTG ATTGTAGGCCGCCCACCTGCCAAAGGACCATTGATCGAACATAATAAGACACTCGGGCTCTGGGCAATAAAGCTACCTTCCGTTGATGCTGCAGTTGTTCGAAGAACACATGCAATACTAGCAGAGCATCCTCATGGCCTTGCAGGCGTCAACGAAAGTGATGAGTGTGCAGAGAAGAGGAAGTTGTACTGGTCAACAGTGAAGCCTATCCATTTTGGTGTGAAGATTTGTGCCAAATCTATACTGGGCATTTTGCGGCTCATAGTAACTGGATTGTTCCTTGGGCTCTTTGGAATGTTTGCACTTGGGAGATCAATTCTGTTGAAATTTCCATCAGTTTTTTCTCTTGGGTGGTTTAGAAAGACTGGACCTACAGAGGAAGAGGTCAGAAGTGCTTCTTTCATTATGTGGTTCATCGGGCATGGCTATAGCGACGGCAACCTGGCTTCGCAAAGAGGTCGGAAACCAGACACAGAGATAATTACCAGGGTATCTGGCCCTGAGGTGGGATATGTGACTACTCCAATCATCCTACTTCAATGTGCTCTTGTTGTATTGAGCGAGCGTGACAACTTACCAAAAGGTGGTGTTCTTCCACCCGGAATAGTCTTCAGCCACACCAATCTTCAACGGTGCCTCGAAGAAAATGGAATTTTTTTCGACGTCATCTCTGTGAAACCTTCTTCACTGCATTGA
- the LOC104000694 gene encoding uncharacterized protein LOC104000694, with translation MGTKVQCKSYLPGYHPARNLIKDRNFSWNPFCEDKALNDQLCNNFKSRGVSSWSDYDKETLKQTMIEHEAIFQKQVYELHRLYRIQKELMHKLRNKQPDRSSGPAETSKLSMFLSQMPPEFGEKMWHLPHPSLANTSHTTANVRDNDDDRVSNFLKEGATQCSSTKSGGNLKDDGPHTKFKTIPKRMFDLDLPADAYIENEDIERTEGENVSEPCIMTAETLKRISGIKADNNVKLTLGNVEIHVSGKDISKSDLHPRNGLSIHRLADLNEPFKDSFEEGAISLGSYKSSGLNSDIEELQQPWNLTRSKSNSPQRNLFMDKHINEVSLNYLDTNKVERGRQWLLSHGDSGQSKIVVNSIDSGLFSEKYPMSSESIKLKLDKARETQLPDQNQAEMWFGDKTTHSTEIFGRQDYVTSNYPGCTSSQVSSALSVVSPFPCATSASALTPWRMPSNSVNQIPIAVQAFPCFSRSSTLNGQGKNYNAANQSNRPVCDKIDFNGDLQPHKRLDYKSSSPVNGHHHGIQMCSTSTGIHRSPCNLEKPNLDARCNTSPYKNSKIHEPLKCSRDLQFIDINSGKDLNLNQGILGGIQYGFTNRQSFARKHDESSNDVIWLREKPSCKGSAECDMFVKDYTYPSKFLSEKAKDKGSSVCALRHSLSSFDINESITYRAITTDILNVEGNFSPPDNSHRIFDCSNSVSCDGQLFVNDLKRHGKGKAIRNPGLRNDINLNSDLMPADGVRLFGMSAEDERQTPSSLSLARVADNLTSKIDLEAPTDEMQEANNFSWVEIVDMNCPVTQVAMKQEKTSFGDACARLAADTIVSISVDVRDHMQPLCPFAPSSFDSLYLLAEAVKSNAEIEASDDDGGLDTFESLTLKLEELKPDEYSCKPCQQEKPKDDEKSMASLLLPRPRRGQARKRRQRRDFQRDILPALVSLSRHEVTEDLQALGGMIRAGKSRQTSSARRSTSQNMPSSRSRGRGRPRSLAITIEEVCDDSPPRLQPTHTDLENDGKNIMTWGRTTRRCHRQRIPLGHAFAPQE, from the exons ATGGGAACAAAAGTGCAATGTAAAAGCTACCTCCCAGGATATCATCCAGCAAGGAATCTAATCAAGGACAGAAACTTTAGTTGGAATCCTTTTTGTGAGGATAAAGCCTTGAACGATCAACTATGCAATAATTTCAAGTCAAGGGGAGTCAGTAGCTGGTCAGACTATGACAAAGAAACGTTGAAGCAAACTATGAttgaacatgaagctatattccaGAAACAG GTTTATGAACTTCATCGACTTTATAGAATACAAAAGGAGTTAATGCATAAACTTAGGAATAAACAACCGGACAGATCTTCTGGACCAGCGGAGACATCTAAGTTGAGTATGTTTCTGTCTCAAATGCCTCCTGAATTTGGTGAAAAGATGTGGCATCTACCCCATCCTTCTCTAGCAAATACCAGTCACACTACAGCAAATGTcagagacaatgatgatgacagaGTCTCAAACTTTCTGAAGGAAGGTGCAACACAGTGCAGTTCAACTAAAAGTGGAGGAAATTTGAAGGATGATGGACCACATACTAAGTTTAAGACAATTCCTAAAAGAATGTTTGACCTTGATCTTCCTGCTGATGCTTACATTGAAAATGAAGATATAGAAAGAACAGAAGGGGAAAATGTCTCTGAGCCATGCATCATGACTGCTGAAACTCTTAAGAGGATTAGTGGAATTAAGGCTGATAACAATGTCAAGTTGACTCTTGGCAATGTTGAAATCCATGTCTCCGGTAAAGATATTTCAAAATCAGATTTGCATCCTAGAAATGGTCTATCCATTCACAGGTTGGCTGATCTGAATGAGCCTTTTAAAGATTCATTTGAGGAAGGTGCTATAAGTTTAGGTTCTTATAAATCCAGTGGCTTGAATTCGGACATTGAAGAACTTCAACAGCCATGGAACCTGACAAGATCAAAAAGTAATTCTCCACAAAGGAACCTTTTCATGGATAAACACATAAATGAAGTTAGCTTGAACTACCTCGACACGAACAAAGTTGAAAGGGGACGTCAATGGCTGTTATCACATGGTGATTCTG GTCAAAGCAAAATTGTTGTCAATTCCATCGATTCTGGCCTCTTTAGTGAGAAGTATCCAATGTCATCCGAGTCAATAAAGCTGAAACTTGATAAAGCTCGAGAAACTCAGTTGCCTGATCAGAATCAAGCAGAGATGTGGTTTGGAGATAAAACTACCCACTCCACTGAAATCTTTGGACGTCAAGATTATGTTACCTCGAACTATCCAGGATGCACATCTTCTCAAGTCAGCTCTGCATTGTCAGTTGTATCCCCTTTTCCCTGTGCAACTTCTGCATCTGCATTGACTCCTTGGAGGATGCCATCCAACAGTGTAAACCAGATTCCGATTGCAGTTCAAGCATTTCCATGCTTCAGTAGATCATCAACGTTGAATGGACAGGGCAAGAACTACAATGCAGCAAATCAAAGCAACAGGCCTGTTTGTGACAAAATAGATTTCAATGGTGATCTGCAGCCACATAAAAGACTTGATTATAAATCCTCCTCCCCTGTGAATGGTCATCATCATGGTATCCAAATGTGTTCTACTTCAACAGGAATACACCGTTCACCATGTAATCTAGAGAAGCCAAACCTTGATGCTCGTTGCAATACTTCACCATACAAGAACTCCAAAATTCATGAACCACTTAAGTGCTCAAGGGACTTGCAGTTTATAGATATAAACTCTGGAAAGGATTTGAATCTGAACCAGGGAATCCTTGGTGGTATTCAATATGGCTTCACGAACAGACAAAGTTTTGCCAGAAAGCATGATGAATCATCAAACGATGTAATTTGGCTTAGAGAAAAGCCTTCTTGCAAAGGTTCTGCTGAATGTGACATGTTTGTCAAGGATTATACCTATCCTTCTAAATTTCTATCAGAAAAAGCCAAGGATAAAGGTTCTTCTGTTTGTGCCTTGAGGCATTCTTTGTCATCATTTGACATCAACGAAAGCATAACTTATAGAGCCATAACAACTGACATTTTGAATGTCGAAGGAAATTTTAGTCCACCAGATAACTCCCATAGGATTTTTGACTGCTCAAATTCTGTTTCATGTGATGGACAATTGTTTGTCAATGATCTGAAGAGGCATGGGAAAGGAAAGGCAATTAGAAACCCAGGCTTAAGAAATGACATCAATCTGAACTCTGATCTCATGCCTGCTGATGGTGTTAGGTTGTTTGGAATGTCAGCGGAAGATGAGAGACAGACTCCATCATCACTTTCTCTGGCAAGGGTTGCTGACAATCTAACTAGTAAAATTGATTTGGAAGCACCAACTGATGAAATGCAAGAAGCAAATAATTTTTCATGGGTTGAGATCGTAGATATGAATTGCCCAGTGACACAAGTTGCAATGAAACAAGAGAAGACATCCTTTGGGGATGCTTGTGCAAGACTGGCAGCAGATACTATTGTTTCCATCTCAGTGGATGTTCGTGATCATATGCAGCCCCTTTGCCCCTTTGCTCCTTCATCATTTGATTCCTTGTATCTGTTGGCAGAGGCGGTTAAGTCCAATGCAGAAATTGAGGCTTCAGATGATGATGGTGGATTAGATACTTTTGAGTCATTGACATTGAAGCTGGAAGAACTCAAGCCAGATGAGTACTCTTGCAAACCATGTCAACAGGAGAAGCCAAAGGATGATGAGAAGTCCATGGCCTCGCTGCTTCTTCCCAGGCCTCGTAGGGGCCAGGCAAGAAAAAGAAGGCAGAGGAGAGATTTCCAGAGAGATATCCTACCAGCACTTGTGTCATTGTCGAGGCATGAAGTGACTGAGGATCTTCAGGCTCTCGGTGGAATGATAAGAGCAGGTAAGTCCCGACAAACCAGTTCCGCTAGGAGGAGCACAAGCCAAAACATGCCAAGTTCTCGATCTAGGGGGAGGGGACGGCCAAGGAGTTTGGCCATCACCATTGAGGAGGTTTGTGATGACAGTCCCCCTCGGTTACAGCCTACTCATACTGATTTGGAAAATGATGGGAAGAATATTATGACATGGGGAAGGACGACAAGGAGGTGTCATAGACAACGAATACCATTGGGTCATGCATTCGCTCCACAGGAGTAG
- the LOC104000780 gene encoding probable LRR receptor-like serine/threonine-protein kinase At1g74360, producing MSEEEVSFCCCIILILSSVLVSSQATSGATDKEVLLELKGHLEAKNPIRQGPYARWNQSDPSPCDWLGITCDGADRVVGVDLAESNISGELFPHFYLLTELAHLDLSSNTISGPIPADLNRCSGLKYLNLSHNLLEGQLNLTGLINLETLDLTLNRFNGSIRSSFPAICLNLVTLNLSANSFSGDITGCFDECPKLQYFDLSSNQFTGPIWRGFPKLREFSVSENNLTGDFPSSTFTSGCDLEILDLSANKLSGTFPSSIANCSKLTSLNLWGNAFIGAVPSGIGSLSELNALNLGKNSFDRIIPEELLNCSKLVFLDFSKSNFGGDVQEIFGRFTTLDYLILQGNQYTGGIESSGILRLPNLVRLDLSINRFSGDIPVEITRMRKLKILIFAYNDLSGVIPPEFGSMTGLQLLDLSHNKLTGSIPVEIGNLTSLLWLMLADNNLTGEIPPEMGNCRSLMWLNLANNRLSGSIPPEIATIGIDPFPTFEANRRQILGGIVGSGECLAMQRWIPENYPPFNFIYMLMTRKTCRVTWERLLKGYGIFPICSNSSTRVRTLAISGYLQLSGNRLSGGIPSEIGRMRNLSVITVDKNRLSGHLPPDIGGLPLAVLNVSDNRLSGAIPEEIGSLQCLWSLDLSRNNLSGELPASLNSLYELNKFNVSYNPLLSGVVPMSGQISTFVGDSFLGDPLISFASSSAGGASPPVGSGRSMQWRGRWKVVAFWVFLALCSVFVACGALFFTLIRLGGARAAVNPYADQEPDPEGLLLGGVKRRSDAVGSSTPTMTTTTSLAEAASGCSSADGAGVRVFRLDRGVERTAFTYGDIVVATGNFDEGMVVGRGGHGVVYRGVLPDGRLVAVKKLQRRGRESGEEEDEGEREFRAEMEVMAGRCHPNLVALHGWCLARSARLLVYEYMEGGSLEEVIEDWGRFGWERRLAAATGVARALAFLHHECMPAVVHRDVKASNVMLDARGRARVTDFGLARAMGPGTSHVSTVVAGTVGYVAPEYARTWRATTRGDVYSYGVLAMELATGRRAVDDGEECLVERVRRVATGEGGQSLAEAAGEEEGAAEMLGLLMVGLRCTAEAPGARPDMREVLAMLLKIADRSGDGARETGSEGSQSSASPPHWSLQSHNTSSSSSSSVQSYWEGFFRQHTERDV from the exons ATGTCGGAGGAGGAGGTGAGCTTCTGTTGTTGTATCATCCTGATACTGTCCTCGGTTCTTGTCTCGA GTCAGGCGACCTCCGGCGCCACGGACAAGGAGGTCTTGCTCGAGCTCAAAGGCCATCTCGAAGCCAAGAATCCGATACGCCAAGGCCCCTATGCTCGGTGGAACCAATCCGACCCTTCCCCCTGTGATTGGCTTGGCATCACCTGCGACGGTGCCGACCGCGTTGTCGGTGTCGATCTCGCAGAATCAAACATATCCGGCGAACTCTTCCCCCACTTCTACCTCCTCACCGAGCTCGCCCACCTCGACCTCTCCTCCAACACCATCAGCGGCCCCATTCCTGCCGACCTCAACCGGTGCAGTGGCCTCAAGTACCTCAACCTCTCCCACAACCTCCTCGAAGGACAGCTGAACTTGACAGGGCTAATCAACCTCGAGACGCTCGACCTCACGCTCAACCGATTCAATGGCAGTATCCGCTCCAGCTTCCCTGCAATATGTCTTAATCTTGTCACCCTCAACCTTTCGGCGAACAGCTTCTCCGGCGACATCACGGGTTGCTTCGACGAGTGCCCGAAACTCCAGTACTTCGACCTGAGCTCCAACCAATTCACCGGACCGATATGGCGAGGCTTTCCAAAGCTCAGGGAGTTCTCAGTCTCGGAGAATAACCTCACAGGAGACTTTCCGTCGAGCACCTTCACGTCCGGCTGCGACCTCGAGATCTTGGACCTCTCCGCAAACAAGCTCTCCGGGACGTTTCCAAGCTCGATCGCCAATTGCTCAAAGCTGACATCTTTGAACCTGTGGGGGAATGCATTCATCGGCGCAGTTCCGTCCGGCATCGGTTCGCTCTCGGAGCTCAACGCGCTCAACCTGGGGAAGAACTCGTTCGACCGGATCATCCCCGAGGAGTTGTTGAATTGCTCCAAGCTGGTGTTTCTCGACTTCAGCAAAAGCAACTTCGGCGGCGATGTCCAGGAAATCTTCGGCCGGTTCACGACGCTCGATTATCTAATCCTTCAAGGGAATCAATACACCGGGGGCATCGAGTCGTCGGGAATTCTCAGGCTTCCCAACCTCGTGAGATTAGACCTGAGCATAAATCGTTTTTCCGGCGATATCCCGGTCGAGATCACGAGAATGCGGAAGCTCAAGATCTTAATTTTCGCCTACAACGACTTATCCGGCGTCATCCCGCCGGAATTCGGCAGCATGACCGGACTTCAGTTACTGGATCTATCTCACAACAAGCTCACCGGATCGATCCCTGTGGAAATCGGGAATTTGACGTCCCTCCTCTGGCTCATGCTCGCGGACAACAACCTCACGGGCGAGATCCCGCCGGAGATGGGCAACTGCAGGAGCTTGATGTGGCTGAACCTTGCCAACAACCGGCTCTCCGGCAGCATCCCGCCAGAGATAGCGACGATTGGGATCGATCCGTTCCCGACGTTCGAGGCCAACCGCCGCCAGATCCTGGGAGGCATCGTCGGTTCCGGCGAGTGTTTGGCCATGCAGCGATGGATCCCCGAGAACTATCCGCCGTTCAACTTCATCTACATGCTGATGACGAGGAAGACCTGCCGGGTTACTTGGGAACGCCTCCTGAAGGGTTACGGGATCTTCCCCATCTGCTCCAACTCCTCGACCCGGGTCCGAACCCTGGCCATCTCCGGATATCTCCAGCTCTCCGGCAACCGACTATCGGGGGGGATCCCTTCGGAGATCGGGCGGATGAGGAACCTCAGCGTGATCACCGTCGACAAAAACAGGCTCTCCGGCCACCTTCCGCCGGATATCGGCGGGCTGCCGCTCGCGGTCCTTAACGTCTCTGACAACAGGCTGTCCGGCGCGATCCCGGAGGAAATCGGCTCCCTGCAGTGTCTCTGGAGCCTGGATCTCTCCCGGAACAACctctccggcgagcttccggcgagcctGAACAGCCTCTATGAGCTGAACAAATTCAACGTCTCTTACAACCCCCTCCTCTCCGGCGTGGTTCCAATGAGCGGCCAGATCTCCACCTTCGTTGGCGATAGTTTCCTCGGGGACCCACTCATCAGCTTCGCCTCCTCGTCGGCCGGCGGCGCCTCGCCGCCCGTCGGGAGCGGCCGCTCCATGCAGTGGCGCGGGCGTTGGAAGGTGGTGGCATTCTGGGTTTTCCTGGCGCTCTGCTCGGTCTTTGTCGCGTGCGGTGCCCTCTTCTTCACGCTCATCAGGCTCGGGGGCGCCCGCGCGGCAGTGAATCCGTACGCGGATCAGGAACCCGACCCGGAGGGGCTCCTTCTTGGCGGCGTGAAGCGGCGGAGTGACGCTGTCGGGTCATCGACCCCGACGATGACCACGACCACGTCATTGGCAGAGGCGGCGTCGGGCTGCTCGTCGGCTGACGGGGCGGGTGTGAGGGTGTTCCGGTTGGACAGGGGAGTTGAAAGGACGGCGTTTACGTACGGGGACATTGTGGTGGCGACGGGAAACTTCGACGAGGGTATGGTGGTGGGGCGGGGCGGCCACGGGGTTGTGTACCGCGGAGTGCTGCCGGACGGGAGGCTGGTGGCGGTGAAGAAGCTGCAGCGGAGGGGGAGGGAAAgtggggaggaggaggacgagggggAGAGAGAGTTTCGTGCGGAAATGGAGGTGATGGCCGGACGGTGCCACCCCAACCTGGTGGCGCTGCATGGGTGGTGCCTGGCGCGGTCGGCGCGGTTgttggtgtacgagtacatggagGGGGGCAGTCTGGAGGAGGTGATCGAGGACTGGGGGCGGTTCGGCTGGGAGCGGCGTCTGGCGGCGGCGACCGGGGTGGCGCGGGCGCTGGCGTTCCTGCACCACGAGTGCATGCCCGCGGTGGTGCACCGGGACGTCAAGGCCAGCAACGTGATGCTGGACGCGCGGGGCCGGGCGCGGGTCACGGACTTCGGCCTCGCCCGCGCGATGGGGCCCGGAACGAGCCACGTCAGCACGGTGGTGGCGGGGACTGTCGGTTACGTGGCGCCAGAGTATGCTCGCACGTGGAGAGCGACCACGCGGGGGGACGTGTACAGCTACGGCGTCCTGGCCATGGAGCTGGCCACGGGCCGCAGGGCGGTGGACGACGGGGAGGAGTGCCTGGTGGAGCGGGTGAGGCGGGTGGCGACGGGGGAAGGGGGGCAGAGTTTGGCAGAGGCGGCGGGGGAGGAGGAGGGTGCGGCGGAGATGCTCGGGTTGCTGATGGTGGGGCTGCGATGCACTGCGGAGGCACCGGGGGCGAGGCCGGACATGAGGGAGGTGCTGGCTATGCTGCTGAAGATAGCCGACAGGAGTGGTGACGGCGCAAGAGAGACCGGAAGTGAAGGAAGCCAAAGTAGCGCTTCTCCTCCTCATTGGTCGCTGCAGAGCCacaatacatcatcatcatcttcttcctccgtGCAGAGTTATTGGGAAGGATTCTTTCGACAGCATACAGAACGAGACGTTTAA